In a single window of the Anabas testudineus chromosome 17, fAnaTes1.2, whole genome shotgun sequence genome:
- the LOC113171908 gene encoding 3-keto-steroid reductase-like: MERVVIVTGANSGIGLALCERLLTENSQIRLCLACRNMQRAEAARSALLTSHTGACVDLLHLDVGSVRSVLTAAKEVKTRYRKIDFLYLNAGIMPNPQVDIRAFIKGLFSRNVINMFATAEGLLTQQDHLNSDGLQEVFATNLFGHFLMIRELEPLLCQAGHTSRVVWTSSSNARRSAFDIEDMQHRNGTEPYSSSKYASDMLSLALNRQKNSQGLFSSVICPGLVMTNLTYGILPSFFWTLIMPIMWLIRIFTNTFTLTPYNGAEALHWLFLQAPESLDPRAKYHSLTSGLGTNYTEPQRMDIDEEMSEALYKKLLKLETVVRRKLSEENADNKAYQQYLNETE, translated from the exons ATGGAGAGAGTTGTGATTGTGACCGGCGCAAACAG CGGCATTGGCCTGGCCTTGTGTGAGAGGCTGCTGACTGAGAACAGCCAGATTCGACTGTGTCTAGCCTGCAGAAACATGCAGCGAGCAGAGGCTGCACGCTCCGCTCTGCTGACCTCTCATACCGGTGCCTGTGTGGATTTACTACACCTCGATGTGGGCTCTGTGCGCTCAGTGCTCACGGCTGCTAAGGAGGTCAAGACCAG GTACAGAAAAATTGACTTTCTGTATCTAAATGCAGGAATTATGCCAAATCCACAAGTGGATATCAGAGCTTTTATAAAGGGGCTGTTCTCCAG GAATGTCATTAATATGTTTGCGACGGCAGAGGGTCTCTTAACCCAACAGGACCACCTAAACTCAGACGGTCTGCAAGAGGTTTTTGCAACCAACCTGTTTGGCCATTTTCTCATG ATCAGGGAGCTGGAGCCTCTGTTGTGTCAGGCAGGTCACACATCCAGGGTAGTGTGGACATCCTCAAGCAATGCTCGCCGCTCTGCCTTCGACATCGAGGACATGCAGCACAGAAATGGAACCGAGCCTTACAGCTCCTCTAAGTATGCATCAGACATGCTCAGCCTGGCTCTCAACAGACAAAAGAACAGCCAG GGGCTGTTCTCCTCAGTAATATGCCCTGGGCTGGTGATGACCAATCTGACCTACGGTATCCTGCCCTCATTCTTCTGGACTCTCATCATGCCCATCATGTGGTTG ATCAGGATTTTCactaacacattcacactgacgCCATACAACGGAGCGGAGGCACTG CACTGGCTGTTTCTTCAAGCCCCAGAGTCTCTGGATCCAAGAGCAAAGTATCACAGTTTAACATCAGGACTTGGAACGAACTATACTGAGCCTCAACGA atGGACATTGATGAGGAAATGTCTGAGGCCCTCTACAAGAAACTTCTTAAACTTGAGACAGTAGTCAGAAGGAAACTGAGTGAGGAAAATGCTGATAACAAAGCTTATCAACAGTACCTCAATGAAACAGAATAG
- the LOC113171405 gene encoding discoidin domain-containing receptor 2-like, with protein MKVKEVKLVTHHVFFILLADAVRTQVNPEMCRYPLGMTGGQIQDEDISASSQWSESTAARFGRLDFDNGDGDGAWCPGITSETDGLKEYLQVDLRSLHFITLVGTQGRHADGMGNEFAQRYRINYSRDGSNWAGWHDRKGRQVIEGNRNAYDVVLKDLEPPIIARFVRFLPVTDHSMIVCMRVELYGCEWLDGLMSYSIPDGHQMIFRGLDVYFNDSVYDGATAERLTRGLGQLTDGTWGLDDFLHSHIYSMWPGYDYVGWNNKSFPKGYVEMIFEFDHVRNFTSMKVHCNNMYSRGVRMFRQATCYFRSGPDWEADPVTFRPTADRVSQIARFVTVPLGDRTASSIKCRFHFSDLWMLFSEVAFQSGSAVYNTSRKKGQPTNLLPGDDPTHKVDDSNTRILIGCLVAIIAILLTIIVIILWRQVWQKMLEKASRRMLDDELTARLAVQTQAFSSHHSSSSSDGDSTSNSTYERIFPLCADYQEPSRLIRKLPEFAQSTEHLEKTDKALANGGLEGAPHYAEADIISLQESSDSSTYSITAVNINLFAGTDSSMKEFPRHKLTFKEKLGEGQFGEVHLCEAEGMLDFLDEDLSIEGNNESPLLVAVKTLREDANKNARNDFLKEIRIMSRLRDPNIVRLLAVCVDTDPLCMITEYMENGDLNQFLCNLRLMEAAAEDRTEPEEKEEKSMVCSRKLIRMAAQIASGMKYLSSLNFVHRDLATRNCLVGKNYTIKIADFGMSRNLYRGDYYRIQGRAVLPIRWMSWESILLGKFTMASDVWAFGVTLWEILTLCEEQPYSQLSDEQVIENTGEFFRDQGKQVYLPKPACCPDKVYNDLMLSCWRRNAKQRPSFQEIHTQLMESLA; from the exons ATGAAGGTCAAGGAGGTCAAACTGGTCACACATCATGTCTTCTTTATCCTACTGGCCGACGCTGTACGAACACAAGTCAATCCAG AAATGTGTCGTTATCCTCTTGGCATGACTGGCGGTCAGATTCAGGATGAGGACATCTCAGCCTCCAGTCAGTGGTCTGAGTCGACTGCTGCAAGATTTGGAAG aCTTGACTTTGACAATGGAGACGGCGATGGGGCCTGGTGTCCTGGCATCACGTCAGAGACAGACGGGCTCAAGGAGTACCTCCAGGTGGACCTGCGCTCGCTGCACTTCATCACACTGGTGGGCACCCAAGGTCGCCATGCCGACGGAATGGGTAATGAGTTTGCCCAGCGGTACAGGATCAACTACAGCCGTGACGGCAGCAACTGGGCGGGCTGGCATGATAGGAAGGGAAGGCAG GTCATTGAGGGGAACAGGAACGCATACGATGTGGTGTTAAAGGATCTGGAGCCTCCCATCATAGCTCGTTTTGTACGCTTTTTGCCCGTGACTGACCACTCCATGATCGTGTGTATGAGAGTGGAGCTCTATGGCTGTGAATGGCTGG ATGGCCTGATGTCTTATAGCATACCAGACGGGCACCAAATGATCTTCAGGGGTCTCGATGTCTACTTTAATGACTCTGTGTATGATGGAGCAACAGCTGAAAG ACTGACGAGGGGCCTCGGCCAGTTGACAGACGGCACCTGGGGTCTGGACGATTTCCTTCACAGCCACATCTACAGCATGTGGCCAGGGTACGACTATGTGGGCTGGAACAACAAGAGTTTCCCTAAAGGTTATGTGGAGATGATATTTGAGTTTGACCACGTCCGAAACTTCACTTCCATGAAG GTTCACTGTAATAACATGTACAGCCGAGGGGTGAGGATGTTCAGACAGGCCACCTGTTACTTCCGGTCCGGACCAGACTGGGAGGCTGACCCAGTGACCTTCAGGCCCACTGCTGACCGCGTGAGCCAAATTGCCCGTTTTGTCACCGTGCCCCTTGGGGACCGCACAGCCAGCTCCATCAAATGCCGTTTCCACTTCAGTGACCTTTGGATGCTGTTCAGCGAGGTGGCCTTCCAGTCAG GTTCAGCAGTGTACAATACATCTCGCAAAAAAGGACAACCCACCAACCTGCTACCAG GGGATGATCCTACTCATAAGGTTGATGACAGCAACACCAGGATCCTGATCGGCTGCTTGGTGGCCATCATAGCCATCTTATTGACCATCATAGTCATCATCCTGTGGCGGCAAGTCTGGCAAAAGATGCTTGAGAAG GCTTCTCGGCGCATGCTAGATGATGAACTCACAGCTCGTCTTGCGGTCCAAACCCAGGCCTTCTCTTCCCACCACTCCTCTTCGTCCAGTGATGGGGACTCCACCTCCAACTCCACATATGAAAGAATCTTCCCCCTGTGCGCGGACTATCAGGAGCCCTCCCGCCTCATTCGAAAGCTGCCCGAGTTTGCGCAGTCCACTGAGCACCTGGAAAAGACAGATAAAGCCCTTGCAAACGGTGGGTTAGAAGGTGCCCCCCACTATGCAGAGGCAGATATCATCAGCTTGCAGGAGTCTTCAGACAGCAGCACCTACTCCATCACAGCCGTCAACATCAATCTCTTTGCTGGCACTGATTCATCAATGAAAGAGTTCCCCAGACACAAGCTCACCTTCAAGGAGAAACTGGGAGAGGGCCAGTTTGGAGAA GTGCACTTGTGTGAGGCAGAGGGCATGCTGGACTTTTTGGACGAGGATTTGTCTATAGAGGGAAACAATGAATCACCTCTGCTTGTTGCTGTTAAAACACTGCGGGAAGATGCCAACAAGAATgcaag gaatgacttcctgaaGGAGATCCGAATCATGTCTCGTCTGAGAGACCCTAACATTGTCCGTCTACTGGCAGTGTGTGTAGACACGGACCCTCTGTGCATGATCACTGAGTATATGGAAAATGGTGACCTGAACCAGTTCCTGTGCAATCTCAGGCTCATggaggctgctgctgaagaCAGGACTGAaccagaggagaaggaggagaagagcatGGTCTG CTCCAGGAAGTTGATCCGCATGGCAGCACAGATTGCATCTGGTATGAAATATTTGTCCTCCCTTAACTTTGTCCACCGTGACCTGGCCACCCGCAACTGCCTGGTGGGGAAGAACTACACCATCAAAATCGCAGATTTTGGCATGAGTCGAAACCTGTACAGAGGAGACTACTACAGGATCCAGGGTCGGGCTGTCCTGCCCATTCGCTGGATGTCCTGGGAGAGCATCTTGCTG GGAAAGTTCACCATGGCCAGTGACGTGTGGGCATTCGGCGTGACTCTGTGGGAGATTCTCACTCTGTGTGAGGAGCAGCCCTACTCCCAGCTCTCTGACGAACAGGTCATCGAAAACACAGGAGAGTTCTTTAGGGACCAGGGCAAGCAG GTGTACCTGCCAAAGCCTGCCTGCTGTCCTGATAAAGTCTACAATGATCTGATgctgagctgctggaggagaaatgCGAAGCAGCGGCCAAGTTTTCAGGAGATACACACTCAGCTGATGGAGAGTCTGGCATAG